The following nucleotide sequence is from Syntrophorhabdus sp..
ACCTGGGAGTACTCCCGGATAACAGTCCTGGGGATAGTGAAGATCATTCAGGGCTCCATTTCACCCAGGAACATCGGGGGGCCCGTCCTCATCTTCCAGGAGGCAAGCAAGAGGGCCAAGAAGGGCCTCGGTGATTTCGTCTTCTTTTTCGCGCTCATAAGCATCAACCTGGGCATCATCAACCTCCTTCCAATCCCCGTCCTCGATGGCGGGCACATCCTCTTCAACGCCATCGAGATCGTCATCCGCAGGAAGATCTCCCAGAAGGTGCAGGAGGTGGCCCAAACGGTGGGCCTTGTCATTCTCCTCATGATAATGGTCTTCGCCTTCTACAACGATTTCGACAGGATCTTCGATTTCGGCAAGTATTTCCATGGCAAATAGGCTCGTACTTGCCATCGATAACTCCATCGATCACCTCGTCCTTGCGCTGGCGGGGGACGGGGGCCTTGTCGAAGAACGCAGGATCAAGGAGTCACGCTCACCCTCACAGATACTGCCGGAGGCGACCGGGGCCATCCTTCGCTCCCACGGGCGCACAGTGCAAGACCTGACGGGTCTCATCGTCACCCTTGGGCCTGGTTCCTTCACCGGCATCCGGGTGGCTCTCTCCTTCTGCAAGGGCATACACGCCGCGACGGGGGTGCCCCTTACGGGTCTCCCCACATTGGACGTGCTCGCCTTCGCCCTCAAGGACCGGGAAGACTCATACCTGTGCCCCCTCATCGACGCGAAGAAATCCGAGGTGTTCCTCTCCCTCTATCACGTCACCCGGGGGACCCTCACCCGCCTTTCGCCCTATACAGCCATGAAACCCGGTGAGGTGCGCGGGGTCGTCAAGGCTCCCTGCGTATGCTTCGGCACGGGTTCCCGCCTTTGCGAGGAGCACCTTGCGGGCATCGAGGGCATGACCTTCATTCACGAGGAATACGACGAGGTCCGGGGGAAGGTGCTTGTCGATGACAGGCTTCCACTCGCCGGCCCCGGCCCCTCCAACGACCTGAAACCGGTTTACGGACGTCGTTCCGAAGCGGAGATCACGTTCAACGTGGTCATCGACTAAAAGACTAAAAAAACAGCCCGAATTGGTGTATACTATGTACTGGTTTGCCGGGCAATCCAGGGTAGATCGGACCCCTTAAGCCATATGATCTGGACGCGCGCGATGCTCCAGGGAGGAAATATTGAAGAGTATTGCCGAGATCAATGAAAAGATAAAGAAAGGCAGGGTCGTCGTCGTAACTGCCGAAGAAATGGTGGAGATCGTAAAGAAGGATGGCGTGAAGAAAGCCGCCCGGGACGTCGACGTGGTCACGACGGGCACCTTCGGTCCCATGTGCTCGAGCGGCATGTTCATGAATTTCGGACATTCCAAGCCCAGGATCAAGATAGGCGGGGGAAAGTGCTACCTCAACGATGTTCCGGCATACTGCGGCATCGCCGCCGTCGACGTCTACCTGGGCGCCACCTCCATGCCCGACAATGACCCGAGGAACACCGTCTATCCAGGCGCCTTCAAATACGGCGGAGGGCACGTCATCGAGGAATTTGTGAGCGGAAAGGCCATCAGGCTCGAAGTGAGCGCCTACGGGACGGACTGCTACCCGAGGAAGAAGATCGAGACCTACATAAACAAGGAGACCGTCAACGAGGCGTACCTGTACAGCCCCAGGAACAGCTACCAGAACTACAATGTGGGCGTGAACGTTACCAACCGGGTCATCCACACGTACATGGGGGTGATCAAACCCAACCTGGGAAGCGCCCATTACTGCAGCGCCGGACAGCTCTCTCCCCTCCTCAAGGACCCGAAGTATCGAACGATCGGCATCGGGACCAGGATCTTTCTTGGAGGCGGGGTCGGATACGTGGCATGGAACGGCACCCAGCACAATCCCTGTGCGGCCCGGACCCCGGAAGGCCTGCCGAAGGGGGGCGCGGGCACTCTTGCCGTCATCGGGGACGCGAAGCAGATGTCCGGCAACTACCTGCGGGGAGCGAGCTTCCTCGGGTATGGCCCGACAATGTTCGTCGGCCTGGGGATACCCATACCCGTCATAGACGAGGAAATGGCCTTCTTCACGTCCCGAAGTGACAAGGATTTCTCCGCCCAGGTGGTAGATTACTCCACGGACTACCCCCAGCGGACCGGGGGCAGCCTCGGCGAGGTCACCTATGCTGAACTCAAGTCGGGTACGATAAAGGTGAAGGGAAAGGATGTTCCCACCTTCCCCATCTCGAGCTATTCGAAGGCCCGTGAAATAGCCTCCACCCTCAAGACATGGGTGGAGAAGGGCAGCTTCCTGCTCACGAACCCCGTGGAACCGTTGCCGGGGGTCGAGTCGGGGGTCAGTCTTGTCACACTCGACGAGCGGACGCCGGAGGAAATGCAGTAGGCAGGTCCCCGAAAGCGGTCCAGCGGGCATCCCATCATGAAGAAACGCGCCATATCACTGATATCCGGCGGCCTTGACAGCGCCGTCGCCACAAAGCTCATCATCGATCAGGGCATCGAGGTGATCGGTCTTCATCTCACCTCCATGTTCGCGAGCAAAAGGGACAGGCAGCGCGGCCACATGGCGCTCCGCACAGCCGGGGAGCTCGGCATAGAGATGATCACGAAGGACAAGGGCGACGACTACATCGAGATCGTCAAGAACCCGCGCTACGGGTACGGAAAGAACATGAACCCCTGCATCGACTGCCGGATATATATGCTCCGCC
It contains:
- the tsaB gene encoding tRNA (adenosine(37)-N6)-threonylcarbamoyltransferase complex dimerization subunit type 1 TsaB codes for the protein MANRLVLAIDNSIDHLVLALAGDGGLVEERRIKESRSPSQILPEATGAILRSHGRTVQDLTGLIVTLGPGSFTGIRVALSFCKGIHAATGVPLTGLPTLDVLAFALKDREDSYLCPLIDAKKSEVFLSLYHVTRGTLTRLSPYTAMKPGEVRGVVKAPCVCFGTGSRLCEEHLAGIEGMTFIHEEYDEVRGKVLVDDRLPLAGPGPSNDLKPVYGRRSEAEITFNVVID